One region of Mangifera indica cultivar Alphonso chromosome 3, CATAS_Mindica_2.1, whole genome shotgun sequence genomic DNA includes:
- the LOC123212457 gene encoding uncharacterized protein LOC123212457 isoform X1 has product MTSDAAIQKMQLRQSYRNVWHSDLLSSIKQDTPYCCFAVFCPPCVSYLLRKRALYNDMSRYVCCAGYMPCSGKCHESSCPEFCLCTEVFCCFGNSVASTRFLLQDEFNIQTTRCDNFIIGFMICLQQVACIFSIIACIVGSDELQDASQILNLLADLVYCSVCACMQTQHKIELDKRDGVFGPRPMAVPAVQEMSRIDQQYPPSVGYPPQQTVYGQPYPPPAQSYPPPVQSYPPPVQSYPPPAQGYPTSYPPPGYPR; this is encoded by the exons ATGACGTCCGATGCGGCTATTCAGAAGATGCAGCTCCGTCAATCCTACCGAAACGTGTGGCACAGTGACCTTCTCAGCTCCATTAAACAAGACACTCCTT ATTGCTGCTTTGCGGTTTTCTG TCCCCCATGTGTATCTTACTTGCTTCGGAAAAGAGCACTCTACAATGACATGTCCAG GTATGTTTGTTGTGCTGGTTATATGCCTTGCAGTGGCAAGTGTCACGAAAGTTCTTGTCCTGAATTTTGCCTTTGCACTGAG GTTTTCTGCTGCTTTGGAAATTCAGTGGCCTCTACTCGATTTCTGTTGCAAGATGAATTCAACATCCAGACAACTCGctgtgataattttattatt GGATTTATGATATGCCTTCAACAAGTTGCATGCATATTTTCCATAATTGCATGCATTGTTGGAAGTGATGAACTTCAGGATGCTTCTcagattttgaatttattggcTGATCTAGTTTATTGCTC GGTTTGTGCTTGCATGCAG ACACAACACAAGATTGAATTGGACAAAAGAGATGGTGTGTTTGGTCCACGACCTATGGCAGTGCCCGCTGTTCAAGAGATGTCTCGCATTGATCAGCAATATCCTCCCTCAGTTGGATATCCGCCACAGCAAACTGTATATGGACAGCCCTATCCTCCTCCAGCTCAAAGTTACCCACCACCTGTGCAAAGTTACCCACCTCCTGTGCAAAGTTACCCACCTCCGGCACAAGGCTATCCTACTTCTTATCCACCTCCTGGCTATCCTAGGTGa
- the LOC123212457 gene encoding uncharacterized protein LOC123212457 isoform X2 codes for MRLFRRCSSVNPTETCGTVTFSAPLNKTLLIAALRFSVPHVYLTCFGKEHSTMTCPGMFVVLVICLAVASVTKVLVLNFAFALRFSAALEIQWPLLDFCCKMNSTSRQLAGFMICLQQVACIFSIIACIVGSDELQDASQILNLLADLVYCSVCACMQTQHKIELDKRDGVFGPRPMAVPAVQEMSRIDQQYPPSVGYPPQQTVYGQPYPPPAQSYPPPVQSYPPPVQSYPPPAQGYPTSYPPPGYPR; via the exons ATGCGGCTATTCAGAAGATGCAGCTCCGTCAATCCTACCGAAACGTGTGGCACAGTGACCTTCTCAGCTCCATTAAACAAGACACTCCTT ATTGCTGCTTTGCGGTTTTCTG TCCCCCATGTGTATCTTACTTGCTTCGGAAAAGAGCACTCTACAATGACATGTCCAG GTATGTTTGTTGTGCTGGTTATATGCCTTGCAGTGGCAAGTGTCACGAAAGTTCTTGTCCTGAATTTTGCCTTTGCACTGAG GTTTTCTGCTGCTTTGGAAATTCAGTGGCCTCTACTCGATTTCTGTTGCAAGATGAATTCAACATCCAGACAACTCGct GGATTTATGATATGCCTTCAACAAGTTGCATGCATATTTTCCATAATTGCATGCATTGTTGGAAGTGATGAACTTCAGGATGCTTCTcagattttgaatttattggcTGATCTAGTTTATTGCTC GGTTTGTGCTTGCATGCAG ACACAACACAAGATTGAATTGGACAAAAGAGATGGTGTGTTTGGTCCACGACCTATGGCAGTGCCCGCTGTTCAAGAGATGTCTCGCATTGATCAGCAATATCCTCCCTCAGTTGGATATCCGCCACAGCAAACTGTATATGGACAGCCCTATCCTCCTCCAGCTCAAAGTTACCCACCACCTGTGCAAAGTTACCCACCTCCTGTGCAAAGTTACCCACCTCCGGCACAAGGCTATCCTACTTCTTATCCACCTCCTGGCTATCCTAGGTGa
- the LOC123212227 gene encoding uncharacterized protein LOC123212227 isoform X2, with amino-acid sequence MSSDLYVFDNSFFRQHSSPEMVSSDAADLNFSAEPFSPFCDSSLDFLQAISSSNSTTIINPNHPVDESSSIDQFAHTLLSCSPPSHLLENLSLCQSTHLQQPLANGYHDFSSLDALEVKSEESLVGFDSSYNHHHHQQQRQQQPFASHSYSGVENVAKYMQRSYSSNSFDNKPGFLFQPRFDTLMESPNFHNQALSSPESNFFSGQMRRVCSTGDLQNIRTAHKTQRSLSSHLATESSFTEEANFKVGRYSAEERKERILKYRAKRNQRNFNKTIKGCFFFLSATFR; translated from the exons ATGTCTTCTGATCTTTATGTTTTTGATAATTCCTTTTTCCGCCAACATTCAAGCCCAGAGATGGTCTCTTCTGATGCTGCAGACCTCAACTTTTCTGCTGAGCCTTTCTCTCCTTTTTGTGATTCTTCTCTTGATTTTCTTCAAGCAATTTCGAGCTCAAACAGCACCACAATAATCAACCCAAATCATCCGGTTGATGAGTCTTCTTCTATCGACCAATTTGCACATACTCTTCTGTCTTGTTCACCGCCAAGTCACCTTCTTGAAAATCTTAGCCTTTGTCAATCTACTCATTTGCAGCAGCCGCTTGCAAATGGGTACCATGATTTCTCTAGTTTAGATGCCTTGGAAGTCAAAAGCGAGGAGTCTCTGGTAGGTTTTGATTCTTCttataatcatcatcatcatcaacaacaacgACAACAACAGCCCTTTGCTTCTCACAGTTATAGTGGTGTTGAAAATGTAGCAAAGTATATGCAGAGGAGTTACAGTAGCAATTCTTTTGATAATAAGCCTGGTTTTCTCTTTCAACCCCGCTTTGATACGCTCATGGAGTCTCCAAATTTTCACAACCAAGCTCTGAGTTCGCCAGAAAGCAATTTTTTCAGTGGGCAAATGAGGAGGGTTTGCAGTACTGGAGATTTACAA AATATAAGAACAGCGCATAAAACACAGAGGTCTCTTTCAAGTCATTTGGCAACAGAGAGCTCTTTCACCGAGGAAGCGAACTTCAAAGTCGGGCGTTACAGTgctgaagaaagaaaagaaaggattCTGAAGTATAGAGCTAAACGTAATCAGAGAAACTTCAACAAGACGATTAAG ggttgttttttctttttgtctgcTACTTTCCGTTGA
- the LOC123212227 gene encoding zinc finger protein CONSTANS-LIKE 7 isoform X1 has protein sequence MSSDLYVFDNSFFRQHSSPEMVSSDAADLNFSAEPFSPFCDSSLDFLQAISSSNSTTIINPNHPVDESSSIDQFAHTLLSCSPPSHLLENLSLCQSTHLQQPLANGYHDFSSLDALEVKSEESLVGFDSSYNHHHHQQQRQQQPFASHSYSGVENVAKYMQRSYSSNSFDNKPGFLFQPRFDTLMESPNFHNQALSSPESNFFSGQMRRVCSTGDLQNIRTAHKTQRSLSSHLATESSFTEEANFKVGRYSAEERKERILKYRAKRNQRNFNKTIKYACRKTLADNRPRIRGRFARNDETGETPKAACAARDADEDELWLDGLHEEDDHGAMRGAAFVSSYGQHQQLQYYGGF, from the exons ATGTCTTCTGATCTTTATGTTTTTGATAATTCCTTTTTCCGCCAACATTCAAGCCCAGAGATGGTCTCTTCTGATGCTGCAGACCTCAACTTTTCTGCTGAGCCTTTCTCTCCTTTTTGTGATTCTTCTCTTGATTTTCTTCAAGCAATTTCGAGCTCAAACAGCACCACAATAATCAACCCAAATCATCCGGTTGATGAGTCTTCTTCTATCGACCAATTTGCACATACTCTTCTGTCTTGTTCACCGCCAAGTCACCTTCTTGAAAATCTTAGCCTTTGTCAATCTACTCATTTGCAGCAGCCGCTTGCAAATGGGTACCATGATTTCTCTAGTTTAGATGCCTTGGAAGTCAAAAGCGAGGAGTCTCTGGTAGGTTTTGATTCTTCttataatcatcatcatcatcaacaacaacgACAACAACAGCCCTTTGCTTCTCACAGTTATAGTGGTGTTGAAAATGTAGCAAAGTATATGCAGAGGAGTTACAGTAGCAATTCTTTTGATAATAAGCCTGGTTTTCTCTTTCAACCCCGCTTTGATACGCTCATGGAGTCTCCAAATTTTCACAACCAAGCTCTGAGTTCGCCAGAAAGCAATTTTTTCAGTGGGCAAATGAGGAGGGTTTGCAGTACTGGAGATTTACAA AATATAAGAACAGCGCATAAAACACAGAGGTCTCTTTCAAGTCATTTGGCAACAGAGAGCTCTTTCACCGAGGAAGCGAACTTCAAAGTCGGGCGTTACAGTgctgaagaaagaaaagaaaggattCTGAAGTATAGAGCTAAACGTAATCAGAGAAACTTCAACAAGACGATTAAG TATGCATGCCGCAAAACGCTAGCAGACAACCGCCCACGCATACGTGGCAGATTCGCACGCAACGACGAAACTGGAGAGACTCCCAAAGCTGCATGTGCAGCCAGAGATGCAGACGAAGACGAGCTCTgg CTTGATGGGCTGCATGAAGAAGACGATCATGGGGCAATGAGAGGAGCAGCTTTTGTGAGCAGTTATGGGCAACACCAGCAGCTCCAGTATTATGGCGGcttttga